Sequence from the Deltaproteobacteria bacterium CG11_big_fil_rev_8_21_14_0_20_49_13 genome:
TTGCGCAACATGATCTCGGGCCTTTTCTATCAAACCGCGGATATCATAAAAAAGTGACTTGCTAGACGTGCTTTTGATAAGAACTGACGTTTTGTTCGTTCGTTGCATAGACGATATTGCTTATCGGCTAAAACTGTCCAAAAATCCATAAAAAAATAACCCCCTTTGAACGAGCAAAGGGGGTTAAAATGACATTCATTAGTGGGCACCTCTATAAACCCATTGTTATGTCATTGCGAGGAGCGTCCAGCGACGAAGCAATCTCCATAAATCAAGTGTTTATGGGGGATTGCCGCGCCCCTTCGGGGCTCGCAATGACAGCGTGAGTAGTTTATAGAGGTGCCCCAGTGTGTTCTCTGTAGATGACACATTCACTTGCAATTTATGATTTTTTCCAAATAAGGCGCAATGCCTTCAATGCCATTGTAAAGTTTCACAGCATTATGGGTGTGTTAGTTGGGAGGACAATGGCGTCCGAGCACTCAAGGCAGTTTCTTGAGTGCTCTGTGACCGATAAGCCGTACGAGGTCAAAAAACACATAAGCGGCTTTAAATTTTGGCGCCTGACCGAGCTTGTCGCAGGGAAGACGCCAAAATTCAGCGGTCGATTTAAACTCTATCCTTCGACAGGCTCAGGATGAGCGGGAAGTAAAAAACAAAGCCGCATGTGTTTTTTGGCCGAGAAGGCTTGTCGGTCAAGCTTGGCCTCCCAACTGGCACACCCATCAAGAGCGTCAACTTTCAGTGTCGCAGAACGGGTGTCACATCCCCCCGCCGGTCCTGTAGCCTTTCAGGTCCAGCGTAACATTCTTCCACCCAAGTCCATTTATCTTCTTTACGATATCATCTTTTTTCTCAATGCAGAGTTTGAGACCTTCCTCATCTGATTCTATCCTTGCGAGGTCGCCATGATGGCGGAGTCTTATCTGCCTGACACCTATCGAGAGGAGAAAATTCTCGGCGTCATCTATTCTTTTTAGAAGCTCTTCCGTAAGCGCGGTTCCGGTCGGCACCCTTGAAGAGAGGCATGCGGTAGATGGTCTTTCGGCCAGATCAAGACCCAGCGCCCTCGCTATCTCCCTCACCTCTTCCTTGGTGATGCAGGCGTCGGCGAACGGGGTAGTGACAATAGGGTTTACCTTGGCCGCCTCAAAGCCGGGACGATGTCCTTTTAACTCGGAAGAATTGGTCCCTTCTATGACGTACTTGAGACCCTTCTCCTTG
This genomic interval carries:
- a CDS encoding TIGR00268 family protein, which produces MHAPKEDAGLALGFVGETLIMISDKMKELCARIRSLGSAVVAFSGGVDSAVLAKIAHEELGNNMAAVTGESASVPSRDIASAKDFCKKHGIPHVIVRTCEFDDPLYKSNPENRCFYCKGELFETLAVTAKEKGLKYVIEGTNSSELKGHRPGFEAAKVNPIVTTPFADACITKEEVREIARALGLDLAERPSTACLSSRVPTGTALTEELLKRIDDAENFLLSIGVRQIRLRHHGDLARIESDEEGLKLCIEKKDDIVKKINGLGWKNVTLDLKGYRTGGGM